One Deefgea tanakiae genomic region harbors:
- the rpsH gene encoding 30S ribosomal protein S8: protein MAMHDPIADMLTRIRNAQRADKAAVAMPSSKLKVAIAKVLVEEGYVESFTVAGDVKPVLTIELKYYAGRPVIERLDRVSKPGLRDYRGAGDIPNVMNGLGVAIVSTSKGVMTDRKARANGVGGELLCIVA from the coding sequence ATGGCAATGCATGATCCTATCGCCGATATGCTAACTCGTATCCGCAATGCACAACGTGCCGACAAAGCTGCTGTAGCTATGCCGTCTTCAAAACTGAAAGTAGCAATTGCTAAAGTTTTAGTTGAAGAAGGTTATGTCGAATCGTTTACCGTTGCTGGCGATGTTAAGCCGGTTTTGACGATTGAATTGAAATACTACGCAGGTCGCCCAGTTATTGAGCGTCTTGATCGTGTTTCTAAGCCAGGCCTGCGCGATTACCGCGGTGCTGGTGACATTCCAAATGTAATGAATGGTCTTGGTGTGGCGATTGTGTCTACATCCAAGGGTGTGATGACCGACCGCAAAGCGCGTGCCAATGGTGTTGGTGGCGAGCTTTTGTGCATCGTTGCTTGA
- the rpsN gene encoding 30S ribosomal protein S14, which produces MAKLALIKREAKRVATVAKFAAKRAQLLVVINDQNASEEEQFQARLKLQQLPRNASPVRLRNRCALTGRSRGVYRKFGLGRSKLRELAFKGEIPGLVKASW; this is translated from the coding sequence ATGGCAAAACTTGCACTGATTAAACGTGAGGCTAAGCGTGTTGCTACTGTTGCGAAATTCGCAGCAAAGCGCGCTCAGCTCTTGGTCGTTATTAACGATCAAAATGCGAGTGAGGAAGAACAATTCCAAGCTCGTTTGAAACTCCAGCAACTTCCACGTAACGCATCTCCAGTACGTTTGCGCAATCGCTGCGCATTGACTGGTCGTTCACGTGGGGTATACCGCAAATTCGGTCTCGGTCGCAGCAAGCTGCGTGAACTCGCCTTCAAAGGCGAAATCCCGGGTCTGGTCAAAGCTAGCTGGTAA
- the rplE gene encoding 50S ribosomal protein L5 — translation MARFQEIYENQIVPKLVEQFGYKSVMQVPRIEKITINMGVGEAVADKKVMDFAVGDMQKIAGQKPVVTKSKKSIAGFKIRDNYPVGCKVTLRRERMFEFLDRLITIALPRVRDFRGVGGKSFDGRGNFNMGVKEQIIFPEIEYDKIDALRGMNITITTTAKTDDEARALLAAFKFPFKT, via the coding sequence ATGGCTCGTTTTCAAGAGATTTATGAGAACCAGATTGTTCCGAAATTAGTCGAGCAATTCGGTTACAAATCTGTAATGCAAGTGCCACGCATCGAAAAAATCACCATTAACATGGGTGTCGGTGAAGCAGTTGCAGATAAAAAAGTAATGGATTTCGCCGTTGGCGATATGCAGAAGATTGCCGGTCAAAAACCAGTGGTTACTAAATCCAAAAAGTCTATTGCTGGCTTCAAGATTCGTGATAACTACCCAGTTGGCTGCAAAGTGACTCTGCGTCGTGAACGTATGTTTGAATTCCTTGATCGCCTAATCACAATCGCGCTTCCGCGTGTTCGTGACTTCCGTGGTGTTGGTGGCAAGTCCTTTGATGGACGTGGCAACTTTAACATGGGTGTGAAAGAGCAAATTATCTTCCCGGAAATTGAGTACGATAAGATTGATGCGCTTCGTGGTATGAATATCACGATCACAACTACGGCTAAAACTGACGATGAAGCACGTGCTCTGCTCGCTGCCTTCAAATTCCCGTTTAAGACTTGA
- the rplX gene encoding 50S ribosomal protein L24: MNKIRKGDEVIVLTGKDKGKRGTVLTSIPAEGRVVVEGVNIVKKHQKPNPMRGVQGGIVELTKSVDVSNVAIFNTATGKADRVGFKTLEDGKKVRVFKSSGEVVGG; this comes from the coding sequence ATGAACAAGATTCGCAAAGGCGATGAAGTAATCGTTCTCACTGGCAAAGATAAGGGTAAGCGCGGTACCGTACTTACTTCTATTCCAGCTGAAGGTCGTGTTGTGGTTGAGGGTGTTAATATCGTTAAAAAACATCAAAAACCAAATCCAATGCGCGGCGTTCAAGGTGGTATCGTTGAGCTGACTAAATCAGTTGACGTATCTAATGTAGCTATTTTCAATACTGCGACTGGCAAGGCTGATCGTGTTGGCTTCAAGACTCTTGAAGACGGCAAGAAAGTTCGTGTGTTCAAGTCTAGTGGCGAAGTAGTTGGCGGCTAA
- the rplN gene encoding 50S ribosomal protein L14: MIQMQSKLDVADNTGARSVMCIKVLGGSKRRYASVGDIIKVSIKDAAPRSRVKKGDVYNAVVVRTAKGVRRADGALIKFDGNAAVLLNAKLEPIGTRIFGPVTRELRTERFMKIVSLAPEVL; this comes from the coding sequence ATGATTCAAATGCAATCAAAGCTAGATGTTGCTGATAACACTGGTGCACGTTCTGTTATGTGCATTAAGGTTTTGGGTGGCTCTAAGCGTCGTTATGCGTCTGTTGGCGATATCATCAAGGTAAGCATTAAAGATGCTGCACCTCGTAGTCGTGTCAAAAAAGGCGATGTATACAATGCGGTTGTAGTTCGTACTGCTAAAGGTGTACGTCGTGCTGATGGCGCGCTTATCAAGTTTGATGGTAACGCTGCTGTTCTTCTTAATGCAAAACTTGAGCCGATCGGCACTCGTATCTTCGGGCCAGTTACGCGTGAATTGCGTACAGAGCGTTTTATGAAGATCGTGTCACTCGCGCCAGAAGTTCTTTAA
- the rpsQ gene encoding 30S ribosomal protein S17, translating into MSEAKLKRTLTGRVVSAKMDKTVTVLVERLVKHPLYGKMVRQSKKYHAHDETNQYADGDLVVIAECRPLSKTKNWTVTALVEKARAA; encoded by the coding sequence ATGAGCGAAGCGAAACTCAAGCGTACGCTGACTGGTCGAGTAGTTAGCGCTAAGATGGACAAAACTGTAACTGTTTTGGTGGAGCGTTTGGTTAAGCATCCACTTTACGGTAAGATGGTTCGTCAATCTAAAAAGTATCATGCACATGACGAAACTAATCAGTACGCTGATGGTGACTTGGTTGTGATTGCAGAGTGCCGTCCATTGTCTAAAACTAAAAATTGGACAGTAACAGCGCTAGTAGAAAAAGCACGCGCTGCTTAA
- the rpmC gene encoding 50S ribosomal protein L29 — protein MKATELQQKTVEELKGELTSLLKAQFSLRMQHATGQLANTSEIKRVRRDVARVLTVLNQKAA, from the coding sequence ATGAAAGCAACTGAACTACAACAAAAAACCGTTGAAGAGCTGAAAGGCGAATTGACGTCGTTGTTGAAAGCCCAGTTTAGTCTTCGCATGCAGCATGCGACAGGCCAATTGGCTAACACCAGCGAGATCAAGCGTGTGCGCAGAGATGTTGCACGTGTTCTTACTGTTCTGAATCAGAAGGCTGCTTAA
- the rplP gene encoding 50S ribosomal protein L16: protein MLQPTRLKYRKVQKGRNTGIATRGNTVAFGEFGLKAISRGRLTARQIESARRAITRYIKRGGRVWIRAFPDKPISTKPAEVRMGGGKGSPDYYVAEIQPGKVLYELNGVSEEVAREAFRLASAKLPFAVTMVSRQVGQ from the coding sequence ATGCTGCAGCCAACTAGACTTAAGTACCGTAAGGTTCAAAAAGGTCGTAACACTGGTATTGCTACACGTGGTAATACTGTTGCGTTCGGTGAGTTCGGTTTGAAAGCAATTAGCCGCGGTCGTTTGACTGCGCGTCAAATTGAATCTGCTCGTCGTGCGATTACTCGTTACATCAAACGTGGTGGTCGTGTTTGGATTCGTGCGTTTCCGGATAAGCCAATCTCTACAAAGCCTGCTGAAGTTCGTATGGGTGGAGGTAAAGGTTCTCCTGATTACTACGTTGCAGAAATTCAACCTGGTAAAGTTTTGTACGAATTGAATGGTGTATCTGAAGAAGTGGCTCGTGAGGCGTTCCGTTTGGCGTCTGCTAAGTTGCCATTCGCGGTGACCATGGTTTCTCGTCAAGTGGGGCAATGA
- the rpsC gene encoding 30S ribosomal protein S3: MGQKIHPTGFRLPVTKNWSSRWYANSTNFAKMLNEDIEVRAFLKKKLVGAAVSRIVIERPAKNAKVTIYSARPGVVIGKKGEDIEQLKLALQKILNVPVHVNIEEVRKPEIDAQIIADSITAQLEKRVMFRRAMKRAMQNAMRLGAQGIKIMSSGRLNGIEIARTEWYREGRVPLHTLRADIDYATSEANTTYGIIGVKVWVYKGDLKPGERVAAEVVEPQKKPRKGPRNAAAN; the protein is encoded by the coding sequence ATGGGTCAGAAAATTCATCCGACGGGTTTTCGTTTACCTGTCACCAAAAATTGGTCCTCGCGCTGGTATGCAAACAGCACTAACTTTGCAAAAATGCTTAACGAAGATATCGAAGTTCGTGCATTTTTGAAGAAAAAGTTAGTTGGTGCTGCTGTTAGCCGTATCGTTATTGAGCGTCCAGCAAAAAATGCAAAAGTTACAATTTATTCGGCTCGTCCGGGTGTTGTAATTGGTAAAAAAGGCGAAGATATTGAACAGTTGAAACTTGCCTTGCAAAAAATCTTAAATGTTCCGGTTCATGTGAATATTGAAGAGGTGCGCAAGCCAGAGATCGATGCTCAAATTATTGCTGATAGTATTACTGCGCAATTAGAAAAACGTGTGATGTTCCGTCGTGCCATGAAGCGTGCAATGCAAAATGCAATGCGTCTTGGTGCTCAAGGTATCAAAATCATGTCATCTGGTCGTTTGAATGGTATCGAAATCGCGCGTACTGAATGGTATCGTGAAGGCCGTGTTCCATTGCATACATTGCGTGCTGATATTGATTATGCAACTTCTGAGGCTAATACTACTTACGGTATTATTGGTGTTAAGGTTTGGGTTTACAAAGGCGACTTGAAGCCTGGTGAGCGCGTAGCTGCAGAAGTAGTAGAACCACAGAAGAAACCACGTAAGGGGCCACGAAATGCTGCAGCCAACTAG
- the rplV gene encoding 50S ribosomal protein L22, producing MQVSAVLSNTRLSAQKARLVADLVRGKPVEQALNILAFSPKKGAVLIKKVLESAIANAEHNEGADIDTLKVKTIYVDKGPSLKRFTARAKGRGNKIEKQTCHITLTVGD from the coding sequence ATGCAAGTATCTGCTGTACTAAGCAACACTCGCCTCTCCGCTCAAAAAGCGCGGCTTGTCGCTGACCTCGTCCGTGGCAAGCCAGTTGAGCAGGCGTTAAATATTCTGGCCTTCAGCCCTAAAAAGGGTGCAGTACTAATTAAGAAGGTTTTGGAGTCGGCTATTGCCAATGCCGAGCACAATGAAGGTGCCGATATCGACACCCTCAAAGTGAAAACGATTTATGTGGACAAAGGACCTTCTTTGAAGCGTTTTACTGCACGAGCTAAAGGCCGTGGCAATAAAATCGAGAAGCAAACTTGCCACATTACGCTGACTGTTGGCGATTAA
- the rpsS gene encoding 30S ribosomal protein S19 → MARSLKKGPFVDLHLLKKVEAVRATNDKRPVKTWSRRSTVLPDFVGLTIAVHNGKQHIPVYVNENMVGHKLGEFALTRTFKGHAADKKSKR, encoded by the coding sequence ATGGCACGTTCTCTTAAAAAGGGTCCATTTGTTGACCTGCACTTGTTGAAAAAGGTTGAGGCTGTTCGCGCAACTAATGACAAGCGTCCAGTTAAAACTTGGTCACGTCGTTCTACAGTATTGCCAGACTTTGTTGGTCTGACTATTGCTGTGCATAACGGTAAGCAGCATATCCCTGTTTACGTTAATGAAAACATGGTTGGCCATAAGTTGGGTGAGTTCGCTCTGACCCGTACTTTTAAAGGTCACGCCGCGGACAAAAAATCCAAGCGATAA
- the rplB gene encoding 50S ribosomal protein L2 produces the protein MALVKVKPTSPGRRAVVKVVSPDLHKGAPYAPLLVKKSKTGGRNNNGHITTRHIGGGHKQHYRLVDFRRNKDGIVAKVERLEYDPNRTANIALLCYTDGERAYIIAPKGLTAGMTVVSGSDAPIKVGNTLPIRNIPVGSTIHCIEMQPGKGAQIARSAGTSVQLLARDGSYAQLRLRSGEIRKVHVDCRATIGEVGNGEHSLRSYGKAGAKRWLGIRPTVRGTAMNPVDHPHGGGEGRTGEGRVPVSPWGQPTKGYRTRRNKRTSNMIVRRRPANKR, from the coding sequence ATGGCATTGGTAAAAGTTAAGCCGACATCGCCCGGTCGCCGCGCAGTCGTTAAGGTAGTAAGTCCTGACCTCCATAAAGGTGCTCCTTACGCTCCTTTGTTGGTTAAGAAGTCTAAAACTGGTGGTCGTAATAATAACGGTCACATCACTACCCGTCATATTGGTGGTGGTCATAAGCAGCATTATCGCCTGGTCGATTTCCGTCGCAATAAAGACGGTATTGTCGCTAAAGTAGAGCGTTTGGAATACGACCCAAACCGTACAGCAAATATTGCTTTGTTGTGTTACACGGATGGTGAGCGTGCTTACATTATTGCCCCTAAAGGCTTGACTGCTGGCATGACTGTAGTTTCTGGTTCTGATGCGCCGATTAAAGTGGGTAATACACTTCCAATCCGCAACATCCCAGTAGGCTCTACAATCCATTGTATCGAAATGCAACCAGGTAAGGGCGCACAAATTGCACGCTCTGCTGGTACTAGTGTTCAATTGTTGGCTCGTGACGGTTCGTATGCCCAGTTGCGTCTTCGCTCTGGCGAAATTCGTAAAGTGCATGTTGATTGCCGCGCAACAATTGGTGAAGTGGGTAATGGTGAGCATAGTCTCCGTTCTTACGGTAAAGCTGGTGCTAAACGCTGGTTGGGTATTCGCCCGACAGTACGTGGTACAGCGATGAATCCGGTGGATCATCCGCACGGTGGTGGTGAAGGTCGTACTGGTGAAGGTCGTGTCCCTGTTAGTCCATGGGGTCAGCCAACTAAGGGCTACCGTACGCGTCGTAATAAGCGTACTAGCAATATGATCGTGCGCCGTCGTCCAGCGAACAAGAGGTAA
- the rplW gene encoding 50S ribosomal protein L23, with the protein MKIAENRMLQVILAPVVSEKSTMIAEKTEQVVFRVATDATKAEIKAAVELLFKVKVDAVNVVNVKGKSKRFGRTNGRRKDWKKAYVSLVSGQELDLAAAQ; encoded by the coding sequence ATCAAAATCGCAGAAAATCGCATGCTTCAAGTGATTTTGGCGCCAGTAGTGTCTGAAAAAAGCACTATGATTGCTGAAAAAACTGAGCAAGTCGTATTTCGTGTAGCTACCGATGCGACTAAAGCAGAAATCAAGGCGGCTGTTGAGCTTCTCTTTAAGGTGAAGGTTGATGCTGTCAACGTAGTTAATGTTAAAGGTAAGTCTAAGCGTTTCGGCCGTACTAATGGTCGTCGTAAGGACTGGAAAAAAGCTTATGTTAGCTTGGTTTCCGGTCAAGAACTTGACCTTGCAGCTGCGCAATAA
- the rplD gene encoding 50S ribosomal protein L4, with the protein MELKVVNTKGEAQVAFAASEDLFGREFNEALVHQVVTAYFANARSANRAQLGRGNVKHSTKKPWRQKGTGRARAGMTSSPLWRGGGRAFPNSPDENFSHKVNRKMYRAGIATIVSQLVREERLVVVDSFALEAPKTKAFAQKLAEMQLDNVLIVTKELDENLYLASRNLPHVLVLEAAQVDPVSLVRFKKVVFTRDALQAFEELFA; encoded by the coding sequence ATGGAACTTAAAGTTGTTAATACGAAAGGCGAGGCTCAAGTGGCTTTTGCTGCTTCAGAAGACTTGTTTGGTCGTGAGTTTAATGAAGCCTTGGTTCATCAAGTAGTTACTGCGTACTTTGCAAATGCTCGTAGCGCTAATCGCGCGCAATTGGGTCGTGGCAATGTTAAGCACTCTACTAAGAAGCCTTGGCGTCAAAAAGGTACTGGCCGTGCTCGTGCTGGTATGACATCTTCTCCGTTGTGGCGTGGTGGTGGTCGTGCATTCCCGAACAGCCCTGACGAGAATTTCTCGCATAAAGTTAACCGTAAAATGTACCGTGCTGGTATTGCGACTATCGTATCGCAATTGGTTCGTGAAGAGCGTTTGGTTGTGGTTGACTCTTTTGCTCTCGAAGCACCTAAAACTAAAGCTTTTGCTCAAAAATTGGCAGAAATGCAGCTCGATAACGTGCTCATTGTAACCAAAGAATTGGACGAAAACTTGTACTTGGCTTCACGCAATCTTCCTCATGTTTTGGTGTTGGAAGCTGCTCAGGTTGATCCGGTAAGTTTGGTGCGCTTCAAGAAAGTTGTGTTCACGCGTGATGCACTACAGGCTTTTGAGGAGTTGTTTGCATGA
- the rplC gene encoding 50S ribosomal protein L3: MSLGLVGRKVGMTRVFAEDGASIPVTVLDMAANRVTQIKTLEADGYSAVQVTFGTKKASRVNKAEAGHFAKAGVEAGLALVEFRISAEKAAELKAGDALSVELFSVGQMVDVTGTSQGKGWAGVIKRYHFASNRATHGNSLSHRSAGSIGQAQDPGRVLPGKRMAGQLGNVQRTVQNLEIVRVDAERQLLLVKGGVPGSKGNDVIVRSSVKAGA; this comes from the coding sequence ATGAGCTTAGGTCTTGTAGGTCGCAAAGTCGGCATGACCCGCGTATTTGCTGAGGATGGTGCTTCCATTCCAGTGACTGTGTTGGACATGGCTGCTAATCGCGTCACGCAAATCAAAACTCTGGAAGCTGACGGCTACTCTGCCGTTCAGGTAACTTTCGGTACAAAGAAAGCAAGTCGAGTAAATAAGGCTGAGGCTGGTCATTTTGCAAAAGCAGGCGTTGAAGCAGGTTTGGCACTCGTTGAGTTCCGTATCTCTGCTGAAAAAGCTGCTGAGCTAAAAGCTGGTGATGCTTTGTCTGTTGAGTTGTTTAGTGTTGGTCAAATGGTTGATGTTACTGGTACTAGCCAAGGTAAAGGCTGGGCTGGTGTTATCAAGCGTTATCATTTTGCTTCTAATCGTGCAACGCACGGTAACTCACTTTCGCATCGTTCTGCTGGCTCTATCGGTCAAGCACAAGATCCGGGTCGTGTTTTGCCAGGTAAACGCATGGCTGGTCAGCTCGGTAATGTTCAACGTACCGTGCAAAACCTTGAAATCGTGCGTGTTGATGCTGAGCGTCAATTGTTGCTGGTTAAGGGTGGTGTGCCAGGCTCCAAAGGCAATGACGTTATCGTTCGTTCGAGCGTTAAGGCAGGTGCATAA
- the rpsJ gene encoding 30S ribosomal protein S10, which produces MQNQKIRIRLKAFDYALIDRSAQEIVETAKRTGAVVKGPIPLPTKIERFDILSSPHVNKTARDQFEIRTHLRMLDIVDPTDKTVDALMKLDLPAGVDVEIKLN; this is translated from the coding sequence ATGCAAAACCAAAAAATTCGTATCCGTTTGAAAGCATTTGACTATGCTTTGATCGATCGTTCAGCTCAAGAAATCGTAGAAACTGCAAAACGTACTGGTGCTGTTGTTAAAGGTCCAATTCCTTTGCCAACTAAAATCGAACGTTTTGACATCTTGAGCTCACCGCACGTTAACAAAACTGCGCGCGATCAATTTGAAATTCGTACACACTTGCGTATGTTGGATATTGTTGATCCAACAGATAAAACTGTGGATGCTTTGATGAAGCTCGATTTGCCAGCTGGCGTTGATGTAGAAATCAAATTGAACTAA
- the tuf gene encoding elongation factor Tu: MAKEKFTRTKPHVNVGTIGHVDHGKTTLTAAITTILSKKFGGIAKDYASIDSAPEEKARGITINTAHVEYETEARHYAHVDCPGHADYVKNMITGAAQMDGAVLVVSAADGPMPQTREHILLSRQVGVPYIIVFMNKADLVDDAELLELVEMEIRDLLSKYDFPGDDTPVITGSARLALEGDQSEYGEPAIFRLADALDTYIPEPERAIDGTFLMPVEDVFSISGRGTVVTGRVERGIVKVGEEIEIVGIVPTVKTTCTGVEMFRKLLDQGQAGDNIGALLRGTKREDVQRGQVLAKPGSITPHTKFTAEIYVLSKDEGGRHTPFFSNYRPQFYFRTTDVTGAIDLPEGTEMVMPGDNVSITVTLICPVAMEQGLRFAIREGGRTVGAGVVATVLV, encoded by the coding sequence ATGGCAAAAGAAAAGTTTACGCGGACAAAGCCTCACGTTAACGTTGGTACGATTGGTCACGTGGATCACGGTAAAACTACTTTGACTGCAGCAATCACTACAATTCTGTCTAAAAAATTCGGCGGTATTGCTAAAGATTACGCTTCTATCGATAGCGCACCAGAAGAAAAAGCACGTGGTATTACTATTAATACTGCTCACGTTGAGTACGAAACTGAAGCGCGTCACTACGCTCACGTTGACTGCCCAGGTCACGCGGACTACGTAAAAAACATGATTACTGGTGCTGCGCAGATGGATGGCGCGGTGTTGGTTGTTTCTGCTGCTGACGGTCCTATGCCACAAACTCGCGAGCACATCTTGTTGTCTCGCCAAGTTGGTGTTCCATACATCATCGTATTCATGAACAAAGCTGACTTGGTTGATGATGCTGAGTTGCTTGAATTGGTAGAAATGGAAATTCGTGATTTGTTGTCTAAATACGATTTCCCTGGTGATGACACTCCTGTTATTACTGGTTCTGCACGTTTGGCGCTTGAGGGTGACCAATCAGAATACGGCGAACCAGCAATCTTCCGCTTGGCGGATGCTTTGGATACTTACATTCCTGAGCCAGAGCGCGCAATCGACGGTACATTCTTGATGCCAGTTGAAGATGTGTTCTCTATCTCTGGTCGCGGTACTGTTGTGACTGGTCGTGTAGAGCGCGGTATTGTTAAAGTTGGTGAAGAGATCGAAATCGTTGGTATCGTACCAACAGTTAAGACGACTTGTACTGGTGTTGAGATGTTCCGTAAATTGCTTGACCAAGGTCAGGCAGGTGACAACATTGGTGCGTTGTTGCGTGGTACAAAACGTGAAGACGTTCAACGTGGTCAAGTTTTGGCTAAACCAGGTTCAATCACGCCACACACTAAATTTACTGCTGAGATCTATGTTTTGTCTAAAGATGAAGGTGGTCGTCATACACCATTCTTTAGCAACTACCGTCCACAGTTCTACTTCCGTACTACTGACGTAACTGGCGCAATTGATTTGCCAGAAGGTACAGAAATGGTAATGCCTGGTGACAACGTATCTATCACCGTAACTTTGATCTGCCCAGTAGCAATGGAGCAAGGTTTGCGTTTCGCGATCCGCGAAGGTGGTCGTACTGTTGGCGCTGGTGTTGTTGCCACTGTTCTTGTTTAA
- the fusA gene encoding elongation factor G, translated as MARKTPIERYRNIGISAHIDAGKTTTTERVLFYTGVNHKIGEVHDGAATMDWMEQEQERGITITSAATTTYWKGMSLQFPEHLINIIDTPGHVDFTIEVERSMRVLDGACMVYCAVGGVQPQSETVWRQANKYKVPRLAFVNKMDRSGANFFRAVEQMKLRLKANPVPVVIPIGAEDKFEGVVDLLKMKAIIWDEASQGMTFTYGDIPADLVSVAQEWREKMVETAAEASEDLMNKYLETGELSEAEIVAAIRTRTLACEIQPVLCGSAFKNKGVQRMLDAVIEFLPSPVDIDDVKGMDDRDQEATRAASDDAPFSSLAFKLMNDPYVGQLTFFRVYSGTLQSGDFVLNSNKDKKERIGRLVQMHANDRKEIDEVRAGDIAAAIGLKDVTTGETLCDLKDVIILERMVFPEPVIHVAVEPKTKADQEKMGLALGRLSKEDPSFRVKTDEETGQTIMSGMGELHLEILVDRMRREFGVDANVGAPQVAYRETITQIAADVQGKHAKQSGGKGQYGDCTITIEPAGEGNGYSFVDEIKGGVIPREFIPSVDKGIQNTLKSGVLAGFPVVDVKVRLTFGSYHDVDSSQIAFELAGSMAFKEAMRRAGPVILEPMMYVEIETPEDYMGDIMGDISSRRGLLQGMDDNPAGGKMVKAEVPLSEMFGYSTTLRSMSQGRATYSMEFKHYSIAPKHIADAIVTKK; from the coding sequence GTGGCTCGCAAGACCCCAATTGAGCGATACCGCAATATCGGTATCTCCGCTCACATCGATGCTGGTAAGACAACAACGACTGAACGTGTTCTGTTTTACACTGGCGTAAACCACAAGATTGGTGAAGTTCATGATGGCGCTGCCACTATGGACTGGATGGAGCAAGAGCAGGAACGTGGTATTACTATCACTTCAGCTGCAACGACGACTTACTGGAAAGGTATGAGTCTGCAGTTTCCTGAGCATTTGATTAACATCATTGACACCCCAGGTCACGTTGACTTCACGATTGAAGTTGAGCGTTCTATGCGTGTTCTTGATGGTGCTTGTATGGTTTATTGTGCTGTGGGTGGTGTTCAGCCTCAGTCTGAAACTGTATGGCGTCAAGCAAACAAGTACAAAGTTCCTCGTTTGGCGTTCGTGAATAAGATGGACCGTTCAGGTGCCAACTTCTTCCGTGCTGTTGAGCAAATGAAATTGCGCTTGAAAGCTAATCCAGTTCCAGTAGTAATTCCTATTGGCGCTGAAGACAAGTTTGAAGGTGTTGTTGATCTGCTTAAAATGAAGGCAATTATCTGGGACGAAGCGTCTCAAGGTATGACTTTCACATACGGCGATATTCCTGCTGACTTGGTGTCTGTGGCTCAAGAGTGGCGTGAAAAAATGGTCGAGACAGCAGCTGAGGCTTCTGAAGACCTAATGAACAAATATCTCGAAACTGGCGAATTGTCAGAAGCTGAGATTGTAGCTGCGATCCGTACTCGCACGCTGGCTTGCGAAATTCAGCCTGTGTTGTGTGGTTCTGCCTTTAAGAACAAGGGTGTTCAGCGTATGTTGGACGCGGTTATCGAATTCTTGCCATCGCCAGTTGATATTGATGATGTTAAGGGTATGGATGATCGTGATCAAGAAGCAACTCGTGCTGCTTCTGATGATGCTCCGTTCTCTTCATTGGCATTTAAGTTGATGAATGATCCGTACGTTGGTCAGTTGACCTTCTTCCGTGTTTATTCAGGTACTTTGCAGTCGGGTGATTTTGTTCTGAATTCGAACAAAGACAAAAAAGAGCGTATCGGTCGTCTGGTGCAAATGCACGCAAATGATCGTAAAGAAATTGACGAAGTGCGCGCTGGTGACATCGCGGCTGCAATCGGTTTGAAAGACGTTACGACAGGTGAAACCCTTTGTGACTTGAAAGATGTGATTATTCTTGAGCGCATGGTATTCCCTGAGCCAGTTATTCACGTTGCTGTTGAGCCAAAAACTAAGGCTGACCAAGAGAAAATGGGTCTAGCTTTGGGTCGCTTGTCTAAAGAAGATCCATCATTCCGCGTTAAAACGGATGAAGAAACTGGCCAAACGATTATGTCGGGTATGGGCGAGTTGCACTTGGAGATTCTGGTTGATCGTATGCGCCGTGAATTTGGTGTTGATGCTAACGTTGGTGCGCCACAAGTGGCTTACCGCGAAACCATTACCCAAATCGCTGCGGACGTTCAAGGTAAGCATGCTAAGCAGTCTGGCGGTAAAGGTCAGTATGGTGATTGTACAATCACTATCGAACCAGCTGGTGAAGGCAATGGCTATAGCTTTGTTGATGAAATTAAGGGTGGTGTTATTCCTCGTGAATTCATTCCTTCAGTTGACAAGGGTATTCAAAACACATTGAAGTCTGGTGTGTTGGCAGGCTTCCCAGTTGTTGACGTTAAAGTTCGTTTGACGTTCGGTTCGTACCATGATGTTGACTCGTCGCAAATTGCTTTTGAATTGGCCGGTTCTATGGCATTCAAAGAAGCGATGCGTCGTGCTGGTCCAGTGATCCTTGAGCCAATGATGTATGTAGAGATTGAAACGCCTGAGGATTACATGGGCGATATCATGGGTGATATCTCTTCACGTCGTGGTTTGTTGCAAGGTATGGATGATAATCCTGCTGGTGGCAAGATGGTTAAAGCTGAAGTTCCATTGTCAGAGATGTTTGGTTACTCGACTACTTTGCGTTCAATGTCGCAAGGTCGTGCTACATACTCTATGGAGTTTAAGCATTACTCAATCGCGCCTAAGCATATCGCTGACGCAATCGTTACTAAAAAATAA